Proteins found in one Quercus robur chromosome 2, dhQueRobu3.1, whole genome shotgun sequence genomic segment:
- the LOC126715261 gene encoding uncharacterized protein LOC126715261 isoform X1, with protein sequence MESGESRSSSSGRHIVYKDSSWFSQFRNGSNPWMARYVYALIFLVATLLAWAARDYGRSALTEMERLKGCEGEKDCLGAEGVLRVSLGCFTFFITMCLSTTGSSKLGEPRDSWHSGWWSVKIPVWISLTIIPFLLPSAIIQLYGGFAHFGAGVFLLIQLISIIKFIMWLNDCCHPEKCEERCQIHVMLLATTAYVVCLAGIILMYIWYAPEPSCLLNIFFVTWTLVLLQFMTSVSLHPKVSAGILSPGLMGLYVVFICWCAIRSEPAGGSCIRKSEATDKTDWLTIISFVVAVLAMVIATFSTGIDSKCFQLQLRTDDVQAEDDDVPYGYGFFHFVFATGAMYFAMLLIGWNTHHAMRKWTIDVGWTSTWVRIVNEWLAVCVYLWMLVSPIIWKNRHAAEST encoded by the exons ATGGAGAGCGGTGAAAGCAGAAGTAGCAGTAGTGGGAGACACATTGTGTACAAAGACTCCTCTTGGTTTAGCCAGTTCCGAAATGGGTCCAATCCTTGGATGGCCAGATATGTCTACGCCTTGATATTTCTAGTTGCAACTCTGCTAGCTTGGGCTGCTCGGGATTATGGCCGCTCTGCCTTGACAGAAATGGAGA GATTAAAAGGATGTGAAGGTGAAAAAGATTGTTTGGGTGCTGAAGGTGTTCTTCGAGTGAGCTTGGGTTGTTTT ACGTTCTTCATCACAATGTGTCTTTCAACAACTGGTTCCTCGAAGTTGGGTGAGCCCAGAGATTCATGGCATTCTGGATGGTGGTCTGTCAAGATTCCTGTGTGGATTTCCCTCACCATTATCCCTTTTTTGCTTCCTTCTGCCATTATTCAACTCTATG gaGGATTTGCACATTTTGGTGCCGG GGTCTTCCTTTTAATTCAGCTGATAAGCATAATCAAATTCATTATGTGGCTGAATGATTGTTGTCATCCCGAAAAATGTGAAGAAAGATG CCAAATTCACGTGATGTTACTCGCAACTACTGCATATGTTGTGTGTTTAGCGGGAATAATTTTGATGTACATTTGGTACGCACCAGAGCCATCTTGCCTCCTCAACATCTTCTTCGTTACCTGGACCTTGGTACTCCTCCAATTCATGACCAGCGTCTCTCTTCACCCAAAA GTAAGTGCTGGCATCTTGTCACCAGGGCTCATGGGGCTTTATGTAGTATTCATCTGTTGGTGTGCAATTAGAAG TGAGCCAGCAGGGGGAAGTTGCATTAGAAAATCAGAGGCTACAGACAAAACAGACTGGCTTACCATCATA AGCTTTGTTGTTGCTGTACTTGCAATGGTTATTGCAACATTTTCAACAGGCATAGATTCCAAATGCTTTCAG CTGCAGCTCAGGACGGATGACGTGCAAGCTGAAGATGATGATGTTCCATATGGTTATGGCTTCTTCCATTTTGTCTTTGCCACAGGAGCAATGTACTTTGCAATGCTATTGATTGGTTGGAATACCCATCATGCGATGAGAAA GTGGACTATCGATGTGGGTTGGACCAGCACATGGGTCAGAATAGTAAATGAGTGGCTGGCTGTCTGTGTTTACT TATGGATGCTTGTGTCTCCAATCATATGGAAAAACAGACATGCAGCTGAATCCACATGA
- the LOC126715261 gene encoding uncharacterized protein LOC126715261 isoform X2, which translates to MESGESRSSSSGRHIVYKDSSWFSQFRNGSNPWMARYVYALIFLVATLLAWAARDYGRSALTEMERLKGCEGEKDCLGAEGVLRVSLGCFTFFITMCLSTTGSSKLGEPRDSWHSGWWSVKIPVWISLTIIPFLLPSAIIQLYGGFAHFGAGVFLLIQLISIIKFIMWLNDCCHPEKCEERCQIHVMLLATTAYVVCLAGIILMYIWYAPEPSCLLNIFFVTWTLVLLQFMTSVSLHPKVSAGILSPGLMGLYVVFICWCAIRSEPAGGSCIRKSEATDKTDWLTIISFVVAVLAMVIATFSTGIDSKCFQLRTDDVQAEDDDVPYGYGFFHFVFATGAMYFAMLLIGWNTHHAMRKWTIDVGWTSTWVRIVNEWLAVCVYLWMLVSPIIWKNRHAAEST; encoded by the exons ATGGAGAGCGGTGAAAGCAGAAGTAGCAGTAGTGGGAGACACATTGTGTACAAAGACTCCTCTTGGTTTAGCCAGTTCCGAAATGGGTCCAATCCTTGGATGGCCAGATATGTCTACGCCTTGATATTTCTAGTTGCAACTCTGCTAGCTTGGGCTGCTCGGGATTATGGCCGCTCTGCCTTGACAGAAATGGAGA GATTAAAAGGATGTGAAGGTGAAAAAGATTGTTTGGGTGCTGAAGGTGTTCTTCGAGTGAGCTTGGGTTGTTTT ACGTTCTTCATCACAATGTGTCTTTCAACAACTGGTTCCTCGAAGTTGGGTGAGCCCAGAGATTCATGGCATTCTGGATGGTGGTCTGTCAAGATTCCTGTGTGGATTTCCCTCACCATTATCCCTTTTTTGCTTCCTTCTGCCATTATTCAACTCTATG gaGGATTTGCACATTTTGGTGCCGG GGTCTTCCTTTTAATTCAGCTGATAAGCATAATCAAATTCATTATGTGGCTGAATGATTGTTGTCATCCCGAAAAATGTGAAGAAAGATG CCAAATTCACGTGATGTTACTCGCAACTACTGCATATGTTGTGTGTTTAGCGGGAATAATTTTGATGTACATTTGGTACGCACCAGAGCCATCTTGCCTCCTCAACATCTTCTTCGTTACCTGGACCTTGGTACTCCTCCAATTCATGACCAGCGTCTCTCTTCACCCAAAA GTAAGTGCTGGCATCTTGTCACCAGGGCTCATGGGGCTTTATGTAGTATTCATCTGTTGGTGTGCAATTAGAAG TGAGCCAGCAGGGGGAAGTTGCATTAGAAAATCAGAGGCTACAGACAAAACAGACTGGCTTACCATCATA AGCTTTGTTGTTGCTGTACTTGCAATGGTTATTGCAACATTTTCAACAGGCATAGATTCCAAATGCTTTCAG CTCAGGACGGATGACGTGCAAGCTGAAGATGATGATGTTCCATATGGTTATGGCTTCTTCCATTTTGTCTTTGCCACAGGAGCAATGTACTTTGCAATGCTATTGATTGGTTGGAATACCCATCATGCGATGAGAAA GTGGACTATCGATGTGGGTTGGACCAGCACATGGGTCAGAATAGTAAATGAGTGGCTGGCTGTCTGTGTTTACT TATGGATGCTTGTGTCTCCAATCATATGGAAAAACAGACATGCAGCTGAATCCACATGA